tttaattaccttCAAGTCTGCTATACTGTCCAAGTTGGGCACAAAATCAAGGATTTTATCATATCCTTTTTCAGATAATAAGTCTTCTAATGGTACCGCTCTACTGCTACATTGTTCTTTTAACTTTGGTAATActggaaataataatatttgaattaggaaagatgataaaaatatgttagtatGTCTCAGGAAAGTTGTAATATAGTTATTAAACATGTACAAACTTACTGGGACTATGAAAAATGTACACAAACAAGGAAGTGttaattcctttttattttacaagaattGTAGAAAAAGGAAAAGCTGGCATATCGGTTAGTATGCTAGTATGCACACCAAAGCAGAACTTAGAAGAGGTTTTATCCCTTACCTAAAAATATGGGGTGGATAGGCGTACACATCTGAATGCTCCCATCAGATTTAACTGTTTCTCCAATAAACCAAGATCTATAAGGTTCATCATATGAGATTATTTCGTAGATCTTTTTGTTTATATCATCTAAACAATACTTTACAGGCTTTCCACCTGCAGGATGAGGTAATGTGACAATGTTGAAGTTATTGTTCTCCAGCAAAGAATCTGTAAGATTAAAATGAAACAAGTTTATCTTCACGTATCTAACTTTTGTTTGTACTCTTTAACTATTGTTTTGATTAATTGAGTAATGAAATTAGTTCCAATTTCAAACCTTTTACGAGCAAGATCCATGAGTTTTCTACACGTTTTTGAACTGGAGGTGAAgggattttgttttttgaatttGATCTTGTTGACATTTTCTCAGAATTGTGAttacttatttacaaattattgttatctCACAGAATTGTGTGGTTTACACAGTAGTTTATAGGAAAACTTGGTTTggtttacaaaataatgattgaaTTTGACATAATAACATTTTGCCGCTTTAAAATGTTGCTTACTTTGTCCACAGagtatatataattaaataaaccgAAATTTCctcaaatttaaaattcattaggCATTTATCTAAATACACTGATAAAGTCAACAATTTTATCTTCGTTTTAATAAAACTcccttattgtttatttttattattggcattttacaactttttaacCGGAACATATAGCACAACCACGAGCACAACTCTATTGTGTAAACttttacggttttttttttacggtTGTTCACACTAATACTTACTGTCActgtcattataattatttgtcatTTGAATTTGACATTTGACAACGACTTTCGTATGATAACCGCGCTTTTTAGTTGTGGTTTCTGTTTCCTTTTCAATTCTAGTATTCTAGTCAGATATTGAACTGTAACGTACAAAAAGGAAGATGCAGGCTTTTCTTAAAAGCGGTAAACTTTCCGCATCGGACAAACCGTCTTCATCAGGAGTAAAAACAGCAGGCAAGAAAAAGCCGCCAGCACCATGGGTTGAGAAATAGTAAGTAAAGTTTTCACcaaatacttacttttaaaaCCTAAATTAAGGAACTAAAGAGTCAAATATACATTTTCCAGCCGACCAAAGACGATAGATGATATCGTGGACCAGGGGGAAGTCATACAAGTGTTGAGGGAGTGTTTATCTGGCGGAGATCTTCCTCATTTGTTGTTTTACGGTCCGCCCGGTACCGGTAAGACGAGCGCCATACTTGCGGCCGCCCGGCAGCTGTTTGGCGATATCTCTCGGGACCGTGTGTTGGAGCTGAATGCTTCAGACGAACGTGGTATCCAAGTTATCAGGGACAAAGTAAAGACCTTTGCCCAACTCACAGTCAGCAGCAAGAGACCAGAGTAagtagaacttaatttagtttattagaCTAGATAATGTTGACTGTCTTAATCTGATGGAACATTTGTCGCATATTATCGGTCACATATCACcaaaacagacaaatgtatagaaaaacatcaagtgattttctatacatttgtccaTTCACACTTAACTGAGTACACTAGTGGGAATGATGATACTCTTGACGTAATTTACGCCAGATGTGAACCTTCCTTTACACATTTGCTTACAAAATTGAACACGGAATTCATGAAACTTTCTAATTTCCTTGCAACTTCCACTTCTATTTAGCCATAGTTTGCCAGAACAGATCTAGTACAAAACTGAagacattaattatttagtgtCTATCAATGTTCAAGTGTTGAATCAACCCCTAAAGAATTATCAAaatctttatataaatatacataacaccAGCAATCTTTTGTACACCATCAATTTCATAATCTTCTACTAATTCCAGTGGTCGACCATGTCCCCCATACAAGTTGGTGATCCTGGATGAAGCGGACTCCATGACAACTGCAGCTCAGGCCGCACTGAGGCGGACCATGGAGCGAGAGACACGGACCACTCGGTTCTGTCTCATCTGCAACTATGTCTCCAGGATTATACCACCAATCACTAGCAGATGTTCCAAGTTCCGCTTCAAGCCTCTATCAagagaaaatgttattaaaaggTAAAAGTGATACAATTCCAGGCCTttccctttatttatttttaggtgtgATTGCCCCACTTTAGAGCAAAGACTTCACTGCTCTCTTTCCACTCCACTCTGTGCAGTACCCTTAGGACGAGTTTGCAATATGTTGAACAAAATGGAAATAAGAGCTCGTTCGGCTATCTTAT
The genomic region above belongs to Spodoptera frugiperda isolate SF20-4 chromosome 12, AGI-APGP_CSIRO_Sfru_2.0, whole genome shotgun sequence and contains:
- the LOC118262316 gene encoding replication factor C subunit 4; translation: MQAFLKSGKLSASDKPSSSGVKTAGKKKPPAPWVEKYRPKTIDDIVDQGEVIQVLRECLSGGDLPHLLFYGPPGTGKTSAILAAARQLFGDISRDRVLELNASDERGIQVIRDKVKTFAQLTVSSKRPDGRPCPPYKLVILDEADSMTTAAQAALRRTMERETRTTRFCLICNYVSRIIPPITSRCSKFRFKPLSRENVIKRLREICEAEGVDVGDGEVLHQAVDTCEGDLRRALTAMQCCQRLLGKITAEGLVEVTGLVPENLVNQYLNVKNYSELEKFVESFLMEAYSASQLLEQLSATVVTAGHLTNKQKCEISEKVAICSHRLLDGGAEYMQLTDLGCTIIMANNNP